One part of the Eulemur rufifrons isolate Redbay chromosome 16, OSU_ERuf_1, whole genome shotgun sequence genome encodes these proteins:
- the METTL1 gene encoding tRNA (guanine-N(7)-)-methyltransferase, producing the protein MAGAESWDTAGAEAPQPQKRYYRQRAHSNPMADHTLRYPVKPEEMDWSELYPEFFAPLTQNQSHDDSKDKKEKRAQAQVEFADIGCGYGGLLVELSPLFPDTLILGLEIRVKVSDYVQDRIRALRAAPGGGFQNIACLRSNAMKHLPNFFRKGQLTKMFFLFPDPHFKRTKHKWRIISPTLLAEYAYVLRVGGLVYTITDVLELHDWMCTHFEGHPLFERVSLEELSEDPIVRHLGTSTEEGKKVLRNGGKNFPAIFRRIQDPTLQTVTSSPTLPGH; encoded by the exons ATGGCGGGAGCCGAGAGTTGGGACACGGCCGGAGCCGAGGCTCCGCAGCCCCAGAAGCGCTACTACCGGCAACGTGCTCACTCCAACCCCATGGCGGACCACACGCTGCGCTA CCCTGTGAAGCCAGAAGAGATGGACTGGTCTGAGCTATACCCAGAGTTCTTCGCTCCACTCACTCAAAATCAGAGCCACGATGACTCAaaggataagaaagaaaagagagctcAGGCCCAAGTGGAGTTTGCAGACATAGGCTGTGGCTATGGTGGCCTGTTAG TGGAACTGTCACCGCTGTTTCCAGACACGCTGATTCTGGGTCTGGAGATCCGAGTGAAAGTCTCAGACTATGTACAAGACCGGATTCGGGCCCTACGAGCAGCTCCCGGAGGTGGCTTCCAGAACATCGCCTGTCTCCGTAGTAATGCCATGAAGCACCTTCCTAACTTCTTCCGCAagggccag CTGACAAAGATGTTCTTCCTCTTCCCTGACCCACATTTCAAGCGGACGAAGCACAAGTGGCGAATCATCAGTCCCACATTGCTGGCAGAATATGCCTACGTGCTGAGAGTTGGG GGGCTGGTATATACCATAACTGATGTGCTAGAACTACACGACTGGATGTGCACCCATTTTGAAGGGCACCCCCTGTTTGAGCGTGTATCTCTGGAGGAACTG AGTGAGGACCCCATTGTGAGACATCTAGGCACCTCAACTGAGGAGGGAAAGAAAGTTCTACGCAATGGAGGAAAGAATTTCCCAGCCATCTTCCGAAGAATACAGGATCCCACCCTCCAGACAGTGACCTCCAGTCCCACCCTGCCTGGTCACTGA
- the MARCHF9 gene encoding E3 ubiquitin-protein ligase MARCHF9, producing MLKSRLRMFLNELKLLVLTGGGRPRAEPQPRGGGGGGCGWAPFAGCSTRDGDGDEEEYYGSEPRARGLAGDKEPRAGPPPPPAPPLPPPGALDALSLSSSLDSGLRTPQCRICFQGPEQGELLSPCRCDGSVRCTHQPCLIRWISERGSWSCELCYFKYQVLAISTKNPLQWQAISLTVIEKVQIAAIVLGSLFLVASISWLIWSSLSPSAKWQRQDLLFQICYGMYGFMDVVCIGLIVHEGSSVYRIFKRWQAVNQQWKVLNYDKTKDIGGDAGGGTAGKPGPRTSRTGPPSGATSRPPAAQRMRTLLPQRCGYTILHLLEQLRPPDARSSSHSGREVVMRVTTV from the exons ATGCTCAAGTCTCGGCTCCGCATGTTCCTGAACGAGCTGAAGCTGCTGGTGCTGACGGGCGGGGGGCGGCCCCGGGCCGAGCCGCAGCcccgggggggcgggggaggcggcTGCGGCTGGGCGCCCTTCGCCGGCTGCTCCACCCGGGACGGCGACGGCGACGAGGAGGAGTACTACGGGTCGGAGCCGCGGGCCCGGGGCCTGGCCGGCGACAAGGAGCCGCGGGCCGGACCCCCACCGCCTCccgcgccgccgctgccgcccccGGGAGCGCTGGACGCCCTGTCGCTCAGCAGCAGCCTGGACAGCGGGCTCCGAACCCCCCAGTGCCGGATCTGCTTCCAGGGCCCGGAGCAG GGGGAGCTCTTGAGCCCCTGCCGCTGCGACGGCTCAGTGCGCTGCACACACCAGCCCTGCCTCATCCGCTGGATCAGTGAGAGGGGCTCCTGGAGCTGTGAACTCTGCTACTTCAAGTACCAGGTCCTAGCGATCAGCACCAAGAACCCACTGCAG TGGCAGGCCATCTCCCTGACGGTCATCGAGAAGGTCCAGATTGCTGCCATAGTCCTGGGCTCACTCTTCCTCGTCGCCAGCATCTCCTGGCTCATCTGGTCCTCACTCAGTCCTTCAGCCAAGTGGCAACGGCAGGATCTGCTCTTTCAGATCTGCTACGGCATGTATGGCTTCATGGATGTCGTCTGCATAG GCCTCATCGTCCATGAAGGCTCCTCTGTCTATCGCATCTTCAAGCGCTGGCAGGCAGTGAACCAGCAGTGGAAGGTCCTGAATTATGACAAGACCAAGGACATAGGAGGAGATGCAGGGGGAGGGACGGCAGGGAAGCCGGGCCCTAGGACCTCACGGACGGGCCCCCCCTCTGGGGCCACCAGCCGCCCCCCAGCTGCCCAGCGTATGCGGACGCTCTTGCCTCAGCGCTGTGGTTATACAATCTTGCACCTCCTTGAACAGCTGCGGCCACCAGATGCCCGCTCCAGCTCCCATTCTGGCCGAGAGGTTGTCATGAGGGTCACCACAGTCTGA
- the CYP27B1 gene encoding 25-hydroxyvitamin D-1 alpha hydroxylase, mitochondrial: MTQALKFAARVFHHCAPELGASRDYRNYDSACRGLADIPGPSTPSFLAELFCKGGLSRLHELQVQGVARFGPVWLASFGTVRTVYVASPALVEQLLRQEGPRPERCSFSPWVEHRRHRQRACGLLTAEGEEWQRLRSLLAPLLLRPQAAAGYAGTLDSVVCDLVRRLRCQRGRGTGPPALVRDVAGEFYKFGLEGIAAVLLGSRLGCLEAEVPPDTEAFIRAVGSVFVSTLLTMAMPSWLQRLVPGPWGRLCRDWDQMFAFAQQHVERREAEVAMRNRGKSEEDMGPGAHLTYFLFREELPAQSVLGNVAELLLAGVDTVSNTLSWALYELSWHPEVQTALHSEITAALGPGSSAHPPATALSQLPLLKAVIKEVLRLYPVVPGNSRVPDKDIHVGDYIIPKNTLVTLCHYATSRDPAQFPEPNSFRPARWLGEDPAPHPFASLPFGFGKRSCIGRRLAELELQMALAQILTHFEVQPEPGAAPIRPMTRTVLVPERSINLQFVDR; the protein is encoded by the exons ATGACCCAGGCCCTCAAGTTCGCTGCCAGAGTGTTCCATCACTGTGCTCCTGAGCTGGGCGCCTCGCGGGACTACAGAAACTACGACTCAGCATGCCGGGGCTTGGCAGACATCCCAGGCCCCTCCACACCCAGCTTTCTGGCTGAACTTTTCTGCAAAGGGGGGCTGTCCAGGCTACATGAGCTGCAG GTGCAGGGCGTTGCGCGCTTCGGGCCCGTGTGGTTGGCTAGCTTCGGGACGGTGCGCACGGTGTACGTGGCCTCTCCTGCCCTCGTCGAGCAACTGCTGCGACAGGAGGGTCCCCGGCCAGAACGCTGCAGCTTCTCGCCCTGGGTGGAGCACCGTCGCCACCGCCAGCGAGCTTGCGGACTGCTCACCGC GGAAGGCGAAGAATGGCAGAGGCTCCGCAGTCTTCTGGCCCCGCTCCTCCTCCGGCCTCAAGCGGCCGCCGGCTATGCCGGAACCCTGGACAGTGTGGTCTGTGACCTTGTGCGACGACTGAGGTGCCAGCGGGGACGTGGCACCGGGCCGCCCGCCCTGGTTCGGGACGTGGCGGGAGAATTTTACAAGTTTGGACTAGAGG GCATAGCCGCGGTGCTGCTGGGTTCGCGCCTAGGCTGCCTGGAGGCAGAAGTGCCGCCGGACACAGAGGCCTTCATCCGCGCCGTGGGCTCAGTGTTTGTATCCACGCTGTTGACCATGGCGATGCCCAGCTGGCTACAGCGCCTTGTTCCCGGGCCCTGGGGCCGCCTCTGCCGAGACTGGGACCAGATGTTTGCATTTG CCCAGCAGCACGTGGAGCGGCGAGAGGCCGAGGTAGCCATGAGGAACCGAGGAAAGTCTGAGGAGGACATGGGACCTGGGGCGCACCTGACCTACTTCCTGTTCCGAGAGGAGTTGCCTGCCCAGTCCGTCCTGGGGAATGTGGCAGAGTTGCTACTGGCCGGAGTGGACACC GTGTCCAACACACTCTCCTGGGCTCTGTACGAGCTCTCCTGGCACCCTGAAGTCCAGACAGCACTCCACTCCGAGATCAcagctgccctgggccctggctccAGTGCCCACCCTCCAGCCACCGCTCTGTCCCAGCTGCCCCTGCTGAAGGCCGTGATCAAGGAAGTGCTAAG ACTGTACCCTGTGGTACCTGGAAATTCCCGTGTCCCAGATAAGGACATTCATGTGGGTGACTATATTATCCCCAAAAAT ACGCTGGTCACTCTGTGTCACTATGCCACTTCAAGGGACCCTGCCCAGTTCCCAGAGCCAAACTCTTTTCGTCCAGCTCGCTGGCTGGGGGAGGATCCAGCCCCCCACCCATTTGCCTCTCTTCCCTTTGGCTTTGGCAAGCGCAGCTGCATAGGGAGACGCCTGGCAGAGCTTGAGCTGCAAATGGCTTTGGCCCAG aTCTTGACCCATTTTGAGGTACAGCCTGAGCCAGGTGCTGCCCCGATCAGACCCATGACCCGGACTGTCCTGGTCCCTGAGAGGAGCATCAACCTACAGTTTGTGGACAGATAG